In Lactococcus paracarnosus, a genomic segment contains:
- the gyrA gene encoding DNA gyrase subunit A encodes MQDKNLVSVNLASEMKTSFIDYAMSVIVARALPDVRDGLKPVHRRILYGMNELGVTPDKAHKKSARITGDVMGKYHPHGDSAIYESMVRMAQWWSYRHMLVDGHGNFGSMDGDGAAAMRYTEARMSKIALEMLRDINKKTVDFADNYDGTEREPVVLPARFPNLLVNGTTGIAVGMATNIPPHNLGETIDAVKLIMDNPDVTTREIMEVLPGPDFPTGALVMGRSGIHRAYETGKGSITLRSKSEIEITKSGKERIVISEFPYMVNKAKLHEHIVRLAQEKRIEGITSVRDESNRDGVRFIIEVRRDASANVILNNLYKLTSVQTNFSFNMLAIVDGAPKILSVKEILTHYIAHQKEVITRRTQFDKEKAEARAHILEGLLIALHADNIDEIIKIIRGSKTDAIAQAELIARFDLSDRQSQAILDMRLRRLTGLERDKIQKEYDELLALIADLIDILANPERIVTIIKEEMDEIKRKFADKRRTELLVGEVLSVEDEDLIEEEDVLITLSNKGYIKRLNQDEFRAQNRGGRGIQGSCVSDEDFIKHLVSTSTHDHLLFFTNKGRVYRMKAYEIPEYGRQAKGLPIVNLLKLDENETIQTVINVESSEQERFLLFTTLRGIVKRTNANHFANIRTNGLIALNLREDDELVNVLMTTGQEELIIGTHNGYSVRFKENILRDMGRTATGVKGVNLREGDFVVGSSTINDSQEVLVVSENGLGKRTSADQYPTKGRGGKGIKVMNVTERTGKLAGLVTVNGSEDLMLITDTGVVIRTNVDNISQTGRSAQGVKVMRLDEDAKLVTFALVASEVELTAINQTENGSEEVVSEAD; translated from the coding sequence ATGCAAGACAAAAATTTGGTTAGTGTTAATCTAGCCAGTGAAATGAAAACGAGTTTTATCGATTATGCTATGAGCGTCATTGTTGCGCGTGCTCTACCAGATGTTCGTGATGGTCTTAAACCTGTTCATCGTCGGATTCTTTATGGCATGAATGAGCTGGGTGTGACACCTGATAAAGCGCATAAAAAATCTGCTCGTATCACGGGTGACGTCATGGGTAAATACCATCCACATGGTGACTCAGCGATTTATGAATCGATGGTTCGTATGGCCCAATGGTGGAGCTATCGCCATATGCTTGTTGATGGCCATGGGAACTTTGGTTCCATGGACGGCGACGGTGCCGCTGCTATGCGGTATACTGAAGCGAGGATGAGTAAGATTGCGCTTGAAATGTTGCGTGATATTAATAAAAAAACAGTTGATTTTGCAGATAACTATGATGGTACAGAGCGTGAGCCTGTTGTCTTACCTGCACGTTTCCCTAATCTTTTAGTGAATGGGACGACGGGTATTGCAGTAGGGATGGCGACAAATATCCCACCGCATAATTTAGGTGAGACGATTGATGCTGTTAAGCTAATCATGGATAATCCTGACGTTACGACGCGTGAGATCATGGAAGTTCTACCTGGTCCAGATTTCCCAACTGGTGCTTTAGTCATGGGACGTAGCGGGATTCACCGTGCCTATGAAACGGGTAAAGGCAGCATTACTTTGCGTTCAAAATCAGAGATTGAAATCACCAAGTCTGGTAAAGAACGCATCGTCATATCTGAGTTTCCTTATATGGTGAATAAGGCTAAATTGCATGAGCATATTGTGCGATTGGCACAAGAAAAACGGATTGAGGGCATCACATCTGTTCGTGATGAGTCAAACCGTGATGGTGTCCGTTTTATCATCGAAGTCAGACGCGATGCATCAGCAAATGTGATCTTAAATAATCTTTATAAATTAACCAGTGTCCAAACAAACTTTAGCTTTAACATGCTGGCTATCGTTGATGGTGCACCGAAGATTCTATCTGTTAAAGAAATTTTAACGCATTATATTGCCCACCAAAAAGAAGTGATTACACGTCGTACTCAGTTTGACAAAGAAAAAGCTGAAGCGCGTGCGCACATCTTGGAAGGCTTACTCATTGCCTTGCATGCAGATAATATCGATGAGATTATTAAAATTATTCGTGGGTCGAAAACTGATGCGATTGCGCAAGCTGAATTGATTGCACGCTTTGACTTATCAGATCGTCAATCTCAAGCGATTCTTGATATGAGATTACGTCGTTTAACAGGGTTGGAACGTGATAAGATTCAAAAAGAGTACGATGAATTATTAGCTTTGATTGCTGATTTGATCGATATCCTAGCAAACCCAGAACGGATTGTCACGATCATTAAAGAAGAGATGGACGAAATCAAACGTAAGTTTGCAGATAAGCGTCGCACAGAGCTACTTGTTGGTGAAGTCCTCAGTGTTGAAGATGAAGACTTGATTGAAGAAGAAGATGTTTTGATTACTTTATCAAATAAAGGCTATATCAAACGTTTAAATCAAGATGAATTCCGTGCGCAAAATCGTGGCGGTCGTGGTATTCAAGGCTCATGTGTATCTGATGAAGATTTCATCAAGCATCTTGTCTCTACTTCTACACATGATCATCTCCTCTTCTTTACCAATAAAGGCCGTGTGTACCGCATGAAAGCCTACGAAATTCCAGAATACGGTCGTCAGGCTAAGGGCTTACCCATCGTTAACCTGCTTAAGTTAGACGAAAACGAGACGATTCAAACGGTAATTAACGTTGAAAGTTCGGAGCAAGAACGCTTCTTACTCTTTACTACCTTGCGTGGTATTGTCAAACGGACAAATGCCAACCATTTTGCAAACATCAGAACAAATGGCTTGATTGCCTTAAACTTACGTGAAGATGATGAACTCGTCAATGTCTTAATGACAACAGGTCAAGAAGAGCTGATCATTGGGACGCATAATGGCTATTCTGTCAGATTCAAAGAGAACATTCTACGCGATATGGGGCGTACAGCAACCGGTGTTAAAGGGGTTAACCTACGTGAGGGTGACTTTGTTGTCGGTTCGAGCACAATCAATGATAGCCAAGAAGTATTAGTAGTGAGTGAAAACGGTCTAGGTAAACGGACAAGTGCCGACCAATATCCGACTAAAGGTCGCGGTGGTAAAGGTATCAAGGTCATGAATGTGACAGAACGGACTGGTAAGTTAGCTGGTCTTGTCACAGTTAATGGCTCTGAGGACCTGATGTTGATCACAGATACAGGGGTTGTTATAAGGACTAACGTGGATAACATTTCACAAACTGGCCGTAGTGCCCAAGGGGTTAAAGTCATGCGTCTAGACGAGGATGCTAAACTTGTTACCTTTGCTTTAGTTGCATCAGAAGTTGAGCTTACAGCGATTAATCAGACTGAAAATGGTTCTGAGGAAGTGGTTAGTGAAGCAGATTAA
- a CDS encoding FAD:protein FMN transferase: MNKKLGFAVLLFGISLILISCGSPKRDLRSKPYVKEVFTMGTYIKITSYDKGHEKDVAAALDIAKDYDKKTSVNQSGSELDAVNDQSGIKPVKVTKKVYALLKSAYSYSEKERGFDMLIGALTSLWHIGFDDARKPNQDEIDRAIPLVSYKAMTFDDKNQTVYLKEKGAKLDLGAITKGYVSDRMADYLKAHGVTTAIVDLGSSSLVLIGNSPRGANVPWTIGIKDPNKAVSDQVGLLDAENESIATSGIYERFLKVDDKIYPHILDPKTGYPFENDIQSVTVVSKKGVDGDALSTTIFSLGTKKGFEFVEKTKGIEAIFVDKDNKVYVTKNLRDRFELNKASHYQLGKISDLK; this comes from the coding sequence ATTAATAAGAAACTAGGATTCGCTGTCTTGCTTTTTGGTATCAGTTTAATTTTGATATCTTGTGGGAGTCCTAAACGGGATTTAAGGTCAAAACCTTATGTCAAAGAAGTCTTTACGATGGGAACTTATATTAAGATCACATCGTATGATAAGGGGCATGAAAAAGATGTTGCTGCTGCTTTAGACATTGCTAAAGATTATGATAAGAAAACATCAGTCAACCAATCTGGTAGTGAGCTAGATGCTGTAAATGATCAATCAGGTATTAAACCCGTCAAAGTAACCAAAAAGGTCTATGCCTTATTAAAGTCAGCCTATAGTTATTCGGAGAAGGAACGCGGGTTTGATATGCTGATTGGGGCATTAACGAGTCTCTGGCATATCGGATTTGACGATGCTAGAAAACCAAATCAGGATGAGATTGACCGTGCCATACCACTTGTATCCTACAAGGCGATGACTTTTGATGACAAGAATCAAACTGTTTATCTAAAAGAAAAAGGCGCAAAACTTGATTTAGGTGCGATTACCAAAGGGTATGTGTCAGACAGGATGGCGGACTATTTGAAAGCCCATGGTGTGACGACAGCGATTGTCGATTTAGGCTCATCAAGTTTAGTGTTGATAGGCAACTCTCCTCGTGGTGCTAATGTACCTTGGACGATTGGGATAAAAGATCCGAATAAAGCAGTTTCAGATCAAGTTGGTCTATTAGATGCTGAGAATGAGTCAATCGCGACATCAGGTATCTATGAGCGATTCTTAAAAGTGGATGATAAAATTTATCCACATATTCTCGATCCTAAAACAGGCTATCCATTTGAAAATGATATCCAGAGTGTCACAGTGGTCAGTAAAAAAGGTGTCGATGGTGATGCTTTATCGACAACAATTTTTTCACTTGGCACTAAAAAAGGGTTCGAATTTGTTGAGAAAACAAAGGGAATAGAGGCGATATTTGTTGACAAGGATAATAAAGTCTATGTCACAAAAAATTTAAGGGATCGATTCGAGTTAAATAAGGCATCTCATTATCAACTTGGTAAGATTTCTGATTTAAAATAA
- a CDS encoding class A sortase, with amino-acid sequence MNRKDKRYNLKKIKKILFNLLLVLLILIGLGLIFNKGIRNMLLAMQSNRYQITKVSKETIKKNNQKGVGKFDFSKVDPISFEDVMKNQWKNEKLPVIGGIAVPDIGINLPIFRGVGNAELSYGAGTMKENQVMGRANYALASHSISGVTGPPTLLFTPLERAEKGMMIYLTDKDTIYQYQIRDKKVMAPNHVEVIDDHPGVNELTLVTCADMEAVNRIIVFADYLKSFPVDKAESNIKKAFESSYNQATNF; translated from the coding sequence ATAAATCGAAAAGATAAAAGGTATAATTTGAAAAAAATAAAAAAGATACTTTTTAATCTCTTATTAGTATTACTTATATTGATTGGATTAGGATTGATATTTAATAAAGGGATTAGAAATATGTTACTTGCGATGCAGAGTAATCGCTATCAGATTACTAAGGTTTCGAAAGAAACAATCAAGAAAAATAATCAAAAAGGTGTTGGTAAATTTGATTTTAGTAAAGTAGATCCGATTTCATTTGAAGATGTGATGAAGAATCAATGGAAAAATGAAAAACTGCCTGTTATTGGTGGGATTGCAGTACCTGATATAGGGATTAATTTGCCTATTTTTCGTGGTGTGGGTAATGCTGAACTATCGTATGGTGCGGGAACGATGAAAGAAAATCAGGTCATGGGACGAGCGAACTATGCCCTGGCAAGCCATTCTATCTCAGGTGTTACGGGTCCACCAACCTTACTTTTCACACCACTCGAACGCGCTGAAAAAGGGATGATGATTTATCTGACGGATAAAGATACCATTTATCAGTACCAAATTCGAGACAAAAAAGTGATGGCACCAAATCATGTCGAAGTCATCGATGATCATCCAGGTGTGAACGAATTGACCTTAGTTACTTGTGCTGATATGGAGGCTGTTAATCGAATCATTGTTTTTGCAGATTACCTTAAATCTTTCCCAGTAGATAAGGCTGAAAGTAATATTAAAAAAGCATTTGAATCAAGTTATAATCAAGCTACAAACTTTTAA